One Saimiri boliviensis isolate mSaiBol1 chromosome 17, mSaiBol1.pri, whole genome shotgun sequence genomic window carries:
- the ACSF2 gene encoding medium-chain acyl-CoA ligase ACSF2, mitochondrial has protein sequence MAVYGGMLRLGRLCAGSPGMLGARAALSRRWQEARLQGVRSLSSREVDRMIPLPIGGLSYIQGNVKNQLISKTVGQCLEATAQRVPEREALIVLHENVRLTFAQLKEKVDKAASGLLSIGLRKGDRLGMWGPNSYAWVLMQLATAHAGIILVSVNPAYQAMELEYVLKKVGCKALVFPKQFKSQQYYNILKHICPELENAQPGALKSQRLPDLTMAISVDAPLPGTLLLDEVVAAGSTQQHLDQLQYTQQFLSCHDPINIQFTSGTTGSPKGATLSHYNIVNNSILIGERLKLHEKTPEKLRIVLPCPLYHCLGSVGGTMVCLMFGATLILSSPIFNGKKALEAISRERGGFLYGTPTMYVDILNQPDFSSYDISSMYGGTIGGSPVAPELVRAIMNKLNMKELTVAYGTTENSPVTFMCLPEDTVEQKAESVGRIMPHTEARIMNMEAGKLAELNTPGELFIRGYCVMLGYWGEPRKTEEVVDQDKWYRTGDIAMMDEQGFCKIVGRSKDMIIRGGENIYPVELEDFLHTHPKVQEVQVVGVKDDRMGEEICACIRLKSGEESTPEEIKAFCKGKISHFKIPRYIVFVTEYPLTISGKVQKFKLREQMERHLNL, from the exons TTCCAGAGAGGTGGATCGCATGATCCCCCTGCCCATCGGAGGCCTCAGCTACATTCAGGGGAACGTCAAAAACCAACTTATCAGCAAGACTGTGGGCCAGTGCCTGGAGGCCACAGCACAGAGGGTCCCAGAACGAGAGGCCTTGATTGTCCTCCATGAAAACGTCAGGTTGACCTTTGCCCAGCTCAAGGAGAAG GTGGACAAAGCTGCTTCTGGCCTCCTGAGCATTGGCCTCCGCAAGGGTGACCGGCTGGGCATGTGGGGACCCAACTCCTATGCATGGGTGCTCATGCAGTTGGCCACTGCCCATGCGGGCATCATCCTG GTGTCTGTGAACCCAGCCTACCAGGCTATGGAACTGGAGTATGTCCTCAAGAAG GTGGGCTGCAAGGCCCTTGTGTTCCCCAAGCAATTCAAGAGCCAACAATATTACAACATCCTGAAGCACATCTGTCCGGAGTTGGAGAATGCCCAGCCAGGGGCCTTGAAGAGTCAGAG GCTCCCAGATCTGACCATGGCCATCTCAGTGGATGCCCCTTTGCCGGGGACCCTGCTCCTGGACGAAGTGGTGGCAGCTGGCAGCACACAGCAGCATCTGGACCAGCTCCAGTACACCCAGCAGTTCCTGTCCTGCCATGACCCCATCAACATCCAGTTCACCTCG GGGACAACAGGCAGCCCCAAGGGGGCCACCCTCTCCCACTACAACATTGTCAACAACTCCATCCTGATAGGGGAACGCCTGAAACTGCATGAGAAG ACGCCAGAGAAGTTGCGGATAGTCCTGCCCTGTCCCCTGTACCATTGCCTGGGATCCGTGGGAGGCACAATGGTGTGTCTGATGTTCGGTGCCACCCTCATCCTGTCCTCTCCCATCTTCAACGGCAAGAAGGCACTGGAGGCTATCAGCAGAGAGAG AGGCGGCTTCTTATATGGTACCCCCACGATGTATGTGGACATTCTGAACCAGCCAGACTTCTCCAGTTATGACATCTCATCCATGtatggag GTACGATCGGTGGGTCCCCTGTAGCTCCAGAACTCGTCCGAGCCATCATGAACAAGCTGAATATGAAGGAGCTGACG GTTGCTTATGGAACCACAGAGAACAGTCCCGTGACATTCATGTGCTTACCCGAGGACACTGTGGAGCAGAAGGCAGAAAGCGTGGGCAGAATTATGCCTCACACGGAG GCCCGGATCATGAACATGGAGGCAGGGAAGCTGGCAGAACTGAACACGCCCGGGGAGCTGTTCATCCGAGGGTACTGCGTCATGCTGGGCTACTGGGGCGAGCCTCGGAAGACGGAGGAAGTAGTGGATCAGGACAAGTGGTATCGGACAGG AGATATTGCCATGATGGACGAACAGGGCTTCTGCAAGATTGTGGGCCGCTCTAAGGATATGATCATCCGGGGCGGTGAGAACATCTACCCCGTGGAGCTCGAGGACTTCCTTCACACACACCCGAAGGTGCAGGAAGTGCAG GTGGTGGGAGTGAAGGATGATCGCATGGGGGAAGAGATTTGCGCCTGCATTCGGCTGAAGAGCGGGGAGGAGAGCACGCCAGAGGAGATCAAAGCTTTCTGCAAAGGGAAG ATCTCTCACTTCAAGATTCCGCGCTACATCGTGTTTGTCACAGAGTACCCCCTCACCATTTCAGGAAAG GTCCAGAAATTCAAACTTCGAGAGCAGATGGAGCGACATCTAAATCTgtga
- the CHAD gene encoding chondroadherin, whose translation MVRPTLLLSLGLLAGLLPALAACPQNCHCHGDLQHVICDKVGLQKIPKVSEKTKLLNLQRNNFPVLAANSFRAMPNLVSLHLQHCQIREVASGAFRGLKQLIYLYLSHNDIRVLRAGAFDDLTELTYLYLDHNKVTELPRGLLSPLVNLFILQLNNNKIRELRAGAFQGAKDLRWLYLSENALSSLQPGALDDVENLAKFHVDRNQLSSYPSAALSKLRVVEELKLSHNPLKSIPDNAFQSFGRYLETLWLDNTNLEKFSDGAFLGVTTLKHVHLENNRLNQLPSNFPFDSLETLTLTNNPWKCTCQLRGLRRWLEAKASRPDATCASPAKFKGQHIRDTDAFRNCKFPTKRSKKAGRH comes from the exons ATGGTCCGCCCAACGCTCTTgctcagcctcggcctcctggccGGTCTGCTGCCGGCGCTGGCCGCCTGCCCCCAGAACTGCCACTGCCACGGCGACCTGCAGCACGTCATCTGCGACAAGGTGGGGCTGCAGAAAATCCCTAAGGTGTCAGAAAAGACCAAGCTGCTCAACCTACAGCGCAACAACTTCCCGGTGCTGGCTGCCAATTCGTTTCGGGCCATGCCGAACCTCGTGTCGCTGCACCTGCAGCACTGCCAGATCCGCGAGGTGGCCTCCGGTGCCTTCCGTGGCCTCAAGCAGCTCATCTACCTGTACCTGTCCCATAACGACATCCGCGTGCTGCGCGCAGGCGCCTTCGACGACCTGACCGAGCTGACCTACCTCTACCTGGACCACAACAAGGTCACCGAGCTGCCCCGGGGGCTGCTCTCCCCGCTGGTCAACCTCTTCATCTTGCAGCTCAACAACAACAAGATTCGAGAGCTGCGCGCAGGCGCCTTCCAGGGCGCCAAGGACCTGCGCTGGCTCTACCTGTCCGAAAATGCGcttagctccctgcagcctggggCCCTGGACGACGTGGAGAATCTCGCCAAATTCCACGTGGACAGGAACCAGCTGTCCAGCTACCCGTCGGCTGCCCTGAGCAAGCTACGGGTGGTGGAGGAGCTGAAGCTGTCCCACAACCCCCTGAAAAGCATCCCTGACAATGCCTTCCAGTCCTTCGGCAGATACCTGGAGACCCTCTGGCTGGACAACACCAACCTGGAGAAG TTCTCGGATGGTGCCTTCCTGGGTGTGACCACGCTGAAACATGTCCACTTGGAGAACAACCGCCTGAACCAGCTGCCCTCCAACTTCCCCTTCGACAGCCTGGAGACCCTCACCCTCACCAACAACCCCTGGAAGTGCACCTGCCAGCTCCGGGGCCTTCGGCG GTGGCTGGAAGCCAAGGCCTCCCGCCCAGATGCCACCTGTGCCTCTCCTGCCAAGTTCAAGGGCCAGCACATCCGTGACACGGACGCCTTCCGAAACTGCAAGTTCCCCACCAAGAGGTCCAAGAAAGCCGGCCGCCATTAA